Proteins from a single region of Calonectris borealis chromosome 14, bCalBor7.hap1.2, whole genome shotgun sequence:
- the PRR33 gene encoding proline-rich protein 33: protein MTMLITVSSSIQPAPIRHHLSPPPTLPKPGKDNLRLQRLLKKAAKKNAVLASEQAKPFRSSLSPVNEASPDLEHNESAPQAETPETAAPPSASLPTRLSVKPVTHRVPSPFRKSKPFTLKVTEQRRIAEHLRLMTSPAVPMLHKPGAPETPQRPEGTDTHLPSPGDPSTFVFPQPPPSSTPSKEKAPEVTYVTKAHAYFHSVKPPRAKTPTSNETQATISHEDKRPPSPAAETSCFEPSPGQIPTPLDDSKATAPALEPPLLSAAEAEPPKEPKPAPTEESIKVPSPKPSTSDAHTNKPMTHGSDTEISGSEITPELPKQDGDILKPSTSSTPWKQAHLETATPAEADSTGATSTDTKAEHVLQPHLTPSLPKTSPPLKAEPALLSVEAARPPGANAGGWLRLRKHLMVQPEAPNFPEPEPEKLGQEEGSKEKDSSQAVTGQDERPFKSRATRTWDAILYQITVNKEKKQQAEEKKLQKEESFFLPRRLPILLHKPRFDARKLKELAAKPMTNITTMFEVGRFRPKVTEEHTKSFNRTASGWSVN from the coding sequence ATGACAATGCTGATAACAGTATCATCCTCCATCCAACCTGCTCCCATCCGCCACCacctttctccccctcccaccctACCAAAGCCCGGGAAGGACAACCTGCGGCTCCAGCGGCTGCTGAAGAAGGCAGCCAAGAAAAACGCCGTCCTAGCTTCGGAGCAAGCCAAGCCCTTTCGGTCCAGTCTCTCACCTGTGAACGAGGCCAGCCCCGACCTAGAGCACAATGAAAGCGCTCCCCAAGCAGAGACCCCTGAAACTGCAGCACCCCCCTCCGCCAGCCTCCCAACCCGCCTCTCCGTGAAGCCCGTCACCCACCGGGTCCCCTCCCCTTTCCGAAAGAGCAAGCCTTTCACGCTGAAGGTGACCGAGCAGAGACGCATTGCCGAGCACCTCAGGCTCATGACCTCCCCAGCCGTGCCCATGCTACACAAGCCAGGTGCTCCTGAGACTCCACAGCGGCCTGAAGGCACAGACACCCACCTTCCCTCTCCAGGCGATCCTTCCACATTTGTTTTCCCCCAACCTCCTCCTTCCAGTACACCCAGTAAAGAAAAGGCACCAGAGGTCACCTATGTTACCAAAGCGCACGCTTATTTTCACAGTGTCAAGCCACCCAGGGCTAAGACACCCACATCAAATGAGACCCAAGCAACCATCAGCCATGAAGACAAAAGGCCACCTTCTCCTGCAGCCGAAACAAGCTGCTTTGAACCATCTCCAGGGCAGATACCCACCCCACTCGATGACAGCAAGGCCACGGCTCCTGCACTGGAGCCTCCCCTCCTTtctgctgcagaggcagagccTCCTAAGGAACCCAAGCCTGCTCCTACTGAAGAGTCCATCAAGGTCCCTTCACCCAAGCCCAGCACCTCTGATGCCCACACCAATAAGCCTATGACCCATGGAAGTGACACAGAAATATCTGGGTCAGAGATAACTCCTGAATTACCCAAGCAAGATGGCGACATCCTAAAACCATCAACATCCAGCACTCCTTGGAAGCAAGCACACCTAGAGACAGCAACCCCAGCAGAAGCTGACAGTACGGGGGCCACCTCCACAGACACCAAGGCAGAACATGTCCTTCAACCTCATTTGACCCCCAGCTTACCGAAGACCAGCCCTCCCCTCAAAGCTGAGCCAGCGCTACTGTCAGTAGAAGCAGCAAGACCTCCTGGAGCCAATGCTGGTGGCTGGCTTCGCCTCAGAAAGCACTTGATGGTGCAGCCAGAAGCACCCAACTTCCCAGAGCCCGAGCCGGAAAAGCTGGGACAGGAGGAAGGGAGCAAGGAGAAGGACAGCTCTCAAGCGGTCACTGGTCAAGACGAGAGGCCGTTTAAATCAAGGGCCACAAGAACATGGGATGCTATTTTATACCAGATAACAGTCAACAAAGAGAAGAAGCagcaagcagaagagaagaagctgcagaaggaagaaagttTCTTTCTTCCCCGCCGCTTACCCATCCTTCTACATAAGCCACGCTTCGATGCCCGGAAACTGAAGGAGCTGGCTGCCAAACCCATGACAAATATCACCACCATGTTCGAGGTGGGCCGGTTTAGACCCAAAGTGACTGAGGAGCACACCAAGAGCTTTAACAGAACGGCATCAGGATGGTCAGTCAACTGA